One Rhodococcus sp. P1Y DNA window includes the following coding sequences:
- a CDS encoding AraC family transcriptional regulator, translating into MRGVDPWTSEDPLGEALHFLRMTGAFYCRSELSEPWGLTMPEMADCLWFHVVTRGRCLLSVPGSTPRYLTPGEFALVPHGLGHVLSSDREAAQTAPVVWGLPHEYVSDRYAVVRHGEDGPPATMICGAVRLDHPSAVQLIGSLPPLIVVESVPAARLSWMHSTLGLIADEAKYLRPGGEAVITRLSDILVIQALRWWIEHDPAAQIGWLGALQDSAVGPALARMHRDPDKPWTVASLAAEVAMSRSAFSARFTSMVGESPMRYLARWRMRAAHDALRSADVTVAELAKRSGYQSEAAFARAFKRMLGVSPGSVRRRVEMSAIGA; encoded by the coding sequence ATGCGCGGAGTCGACCCATGGACATCGGAGGATCCTCTGGGCGAGGCGCTGCACTTTCTTCGAATGACGGGAGCGTTCTACTGCCGCTCCGAGTTGTCGGAGCCGTGGGGGCTGACGATGCCCGAGATGGCAGATTGCCTGTGGTTCCACGTAGTCACGCGCGGACGGTGTCTGCTGTCGGTTCCAGGATCGACGCCGAGATACCTGACGCCTGGCGAATTCGCCTTGGTGCCTCATGGTTTGGGACATGTCCTGTCGAGCGACCGTGAAGCGGCACAGACGGCGCCGGTCGTCTGGGGTCTACCGCACGAGTATGTGTCGGATCGCTACGCGGTGGTTCGACACGGTGAAGACGGACCACCGGCGACGATGATCTGCGGCGCAGTCAGACTCGATCACCCGTCGGCCGTGCAGCTCATCGGGTCCCTACCACCTCTGATCGTCGTGGAATCCGTACCTGCTGCACGCCTGTCGTGGATGCACAGCACATTGGGCCTCATCGCGGACGAGGCCAAATACCTCAGGCCTGGGGGAGAGGCCGTCATCACGCGGTTGTCGGACATCCTCGTCATTCAAGCGCTTCGCTGGTGGATAGAGCACGATCCCGCTGCGCAAATCGGTTGGCTTGGAGCGCTGCAGGATTCAGCGGTCGGACCGGCGTTGGCGCGAATGCACCGTGACCCGGATAAGCCATGGACTGTGGCATCGTTGGCGGCCGAGGTCGCGATGTCACGATCAGCATTTTCTGCTCGGTTCACCTCGATGGTCGGTGAGTCTCCGATGCGGTATCTGGCCAGGTGGCGAATGAGAGCGGCGCACGACGCCTTGAGATCGGCCGACGTCACTGTCGCCGAACTCGCAAAGAGAAGTGGGTATCAGTCCGAGGCGGCGTTTGCTCGAGCTTTCAAGCGCATGCTCGGAGTGTCGCCTGGAAGTGTGCGGAGACGAGTCGAGATGTCTGCGATCGGGGCCTGA
- a CDS encoding ABC transporter substrate-binding protein, translating to MAKRTYVRTAAVLGAASLALFGCSSSDDSSSSDSSSSASGGNSAPAEETVTTDCTPAQATAGATPVTTPLVVGTLLPATGSLAFLGPPEVAGVQLAVNEVNEAGGVLGQPVQLIQGDSGDTTTDTANTTVDRLLAGGADVIVGAASSSVSLKVIDKIASAGVVQFSPANTSDQFVCYPDKGQYFRTAPTDVLQAQALSQLIAEDGAQRVSILALNDPYGTGLAANTVTNLEEAGIASDQIQKIIYDPNAQSFNAEVDDVNNFAPDAVAIIGFEESAKIITRMHEVGIGPSDGTLVYGVDGNMGNALGESVAAGLLDTMRGTTPLTDVGTAFQDRLKTVDPALVDFNYAGESYDAVVISALAAEQAKSTAGTDIAANINSVTKDGEKCTTYAQCLPLVQAGTDIDYDGVTGALNFSDAGEPATGSYGNLVFGPDNKLTTDKYIVVGE from the coding sequence ATGGCAAAACGGACCTACGTCCGCACGGCTGCGGTGCTGGGTGCTGCGTCATTGGCACTGTTCGGCTGTTCTTCGAGCGACGATTCCAGCTCGAGTGACAGTTCCAGCTCCGCCAGCGGTGGAAATTCGGCACCAGCAGAAGAGACCGTGACGACTGATTGCACGCCCGCCCAGGCGACAGCAGGTGCAACTCCGGTTACGACTCCGCTGGTCGTCGGAACGTTGCTACCGGCCACAGGCAGCCTCGCCTTCCTCGGACCCCCCGAGGTCGCCGGTGTACAGCTTGCAGTCAACGAGGTCAACGAAGCCGGTGGCGTTCTGGGACAGCCCGTTCAGCTGATCCAGGGCGATTCCGGTGACACGACGACGGACACGGCCAACACGACCGTCGACCGTCTGCTCGCAGGCGGTGCAGACGTGATCGTCGGCGCAGCGTCGTCCTCGGTGTCGCTCAAGGTGATCGACAAGATCGCCAGTGCAGGCGTCGTACAGTTCTCTCCGGCCAACACCTCGGATCAGTTCGTCTGCTACCCGGACAAGGGCCAGTACTTCCGTACGGCACCGACCGACGTTCTGCAGGCGCAGGCTCTGTCGCAGCTGATCGCCGAGGACGGTGCGCAGCGTGTGTCCATCCTGGCGCTCAACGACCCGTACGGCACCGGCCTCGCCGCCAACACCGTCACGAACTTGGAAGAGGCGGGCATCGCGTCCGACCAGATCCAGAAGATCATTTACGACCCCAACGCACAGTCGTTCAACGCCGAGGTCGACGACGTGAACAACTTCGCCCCTGATGCAGTGGCGATCATCGGCTTCGAGGAGTCGGCCAAGATCATCACCCGTATGCATGAGGTGGGCATCGGACCGTCCGACGGCACTCTCGTCTACGGCGTCGACGGCAACATGGGCAACGCACTCGGTGAGTCCGTTGCTGCAGGGCTGCTGGACACGATGCGTGGCACCACGCCGCTCACCGACGTCGGCACGGCCTTCCAGGACCGCCTCAAGACCGTCGACCCGGCTCTGGTGGACTTCAATTATGCCGGTGAGTCCTACGACGCAGTGGTCATCTCCGCACTCGCTGCGGAGCAGGCCAAGTCGACTGCAGGCACCGACATCGCTGCCAACATCAACAGCGTCACCAAGGATGGCGAGAAGTGCACCACGTATGCACAGTGCCTTCCCCTCGTCCAGGCCGGAACCGACATCGACTACGACGGAGTCACCGGTGCGCTGAACTTCAGCGACGCGGGTGAGCCGGCAACCGGTTCGTACGGCAACCTGGTCTTCGGACCGGACAACAAGCTCACCACGGACAAGTACATCGTCGTCGGCGAGTGA
- a CDS encoding DNA-deoxyinosine glycosylase translates to MPGVASLAAHQYYAHPRNAFWPIMGELFGAGPSVPYEERTEILLRSGIAVWDVLKLCTRHGSLDSAIVESTIETNDFASLIAAHASIERIFFNGAKAESSFRRYVRPTQAVSQIDFVRLPSTSPAFASMSFERKLESWRSIVCADA, encoded by the coding sequence ATGCCTGGAGTCGCGTCATTGGCAGCACACCAGTACTACGCGCATCCTCGAAATGCGTTCTGGCCGATCATGGGCGAATTGTTCGGCGCTGGCCCGTCGGTTCCGTACGAGGAACGAACCGAGATACTCCTACGCAGCGGCATCGCCGTGTGGGATGTGTTGAAGCTGTGTACTCGGCACGGGAGCCTCGACTCGGCGATCGTCGAGTCCACGATCGAGACCAACGACTTCGCGTCGCTGATCGCGGCGCACGCGTCCATCGAGCGAATTTTCTTCAACGGCGCCAAGGCTGAGAGCAGCTTTCGGCGATATGTGCGTCCCACTCAGGCTGTCTCGCAGATCGACTTCGTCCGACTCCCGTCCACCAGCCCCGCGTTCGCGTCGATGTCGTTCGAACGCAAACTCGAGTCGTGGCGATCCATCGTGTGCGCTGACGCGTGA
- a CDS encoding anthrone oxygenase family protein yields MIDRITSIATTVAAVGCGLTAGVLFAFSISVMPALRSRPASDAISTMQQINVVIVSPVFLTAFLGSAGAAVTAAVGALVSGAPTRVLIVAGALMYVIGCVVVTMAVNVPLNDSLAAVDPNSPAGTDLWSNYLPEWTRWNHARSAAAALACVALTVAARR; encoded by the coding sequence GTGATCGACCGGATTACGTCGATCGCCACGACGGTTGCAGCGGTGGGGTGCGGTCTCACAGCAGGTGTACTTTTTGCGTTCTCGATCAGCGTGATGCCTGCGCTCAGGAGTCGGCCGGCATCGGATGCGATATCGACGATGCAACAGATCAACGTCGTCATCGTGTCGCCGGTATTCCTGACTGCATTCCTCGGAAGCGCAGGTGCAGCAGTCACAGCGGCCGTCGGGGCGCTGGTATCCGGCGCTCCGACGCGGGTACTGATCGTGGCAGGCGCGCTGATGTACGTGATCGGGTGTGTCGTGGTGACGATGGCGGTCAACGTCCCACTTAACGATTCGCTCGCCGCGGTAGACCCGAACAGCCCGGCGGGAACCGACCTATGGTCGAACTATCTCCCCGAATGGACTCGATGGAATCACGCCAGAAGCGCGGCTGCCGCACTGGCGTGCGTCGCGCTCACCGTCGCGGCCAGGCGCTAG
- a CDS encoding alpha/beta hydrolase, whose translation MVMIAGFVAIVSLPLAVGMPATAQDANGVRVVDNRAVTDTHSILDVYSPSMNKVISNDILRPAAGGILPTLYLLNGALGNEDGVGWLNNSSIAEFFADKNVTVAMPIGGRFSFYTDWQRPDPVLGEYKWQTYLTEELPRAIEQTFGSTGRAGVAGLSMSGGPALDLAAQSPERFDAAASLSGCPAPSNPLATIGISAMIAGGLNNPFNMWGPPGSPAWRDHDPAVNVEKLRGTAVYVSASAGRPGPVDRIPVGAVPPFGGIAVEALVNYCTSLFVDALHRSGVPATISMRGTGAHTWPLFEDQLREAWTTTLGPAIVA comes from the coding sequence ATGGTGATGATTGCCGGGTTCGTGGCGATCGTCTCGCTACCCCTGGCTGTGGGCATGCCTGCAACCGCGCAGGACGCGAATGGCGTGCGCGTCGTCGACAACCGTGCGGTGACCGATACCCACTCGATACTGGACGTCTACTCCCCCTCGATGAACAAGGTGATCTCCAACGACATTCTTCGGCCGGCAGCCGGTGGAATTCTGCCGACCCTCTATCTGCTCAATGGAGCTTTGGGCAACGAGGACGGCGTGGGCTGGCTCAACAACTCGTCTATCGCCGAATTCTTCGCCGACAAGAACGTCACGGTAGCAATGCCGATCGGCGGGCGTTTCAGCTTCTACACCGACTGGCAACGGCCTGATCCCGTTCTCGGCGAATACAAGTGGCAGACATACCTGACCGAAGAACTACCGCGTGCGATCGAGCAGACGTTCGGATCCACTGGACGCGCGGGCGTCGCGGGACTGTCGATGAGCGGCGGACCCGCCCTCGATCTCGCCGCCCAATCACCCGAAAGATTCGATGCGGCAGCCTCGTTGAGCGGTTGCCCAGCTCCGTCCAATCCGCTCGCCACGATAGGCATCTCGGCGATGATCGCCGGAGGGCTGAACAATCCGTTCAACATGTGGGGACCTCCCGGAAGCCCGGCGTGGCGTGATCACGATCCAGCAGTGAACGTGGAGAAGCTCCGCGGAACCGCCGTCTACGTGAGCGCATCCGCCGGGAGGCCCGGCCCGGTGGACCGAATTCCGGTAGGAGCTGTGCCGCCGTTCGGTGGAATCGCCGTCGAAGCCCTCGTCAACTACTGCACATCGCTGTTCGTGGACGCACTGCACCGAAGCGGTGTTCCCGCAACGATATCGATGCGTGGCACCGGCGCACATACGTGGCCGCTGTTCGAAGATCAGCTGCGCGAGGCATGGACAACCACCCTCGGGCCAGCGATCGTTGCCTGA
- a CDS encoding ABC transporter permease subunit, with product MLAILGSIAAVTFGGTALAQEPTPTPPPAASTSESPPADAVSVSGSLNNGGERLADVDVTAKDASGEEVGRTTSADGGRWTLELSPGSYTFGVDPETLPDGVNVQGEVQRDVAAGRANTVIFSFGEARTATEVPFYEKFIRTTVDGLRFGLVIALAAVGLSLIFGTTGLTNFAHGELVTLGAVAAWVFNVSMGIQLIWATILAIIVGVAIGWLNNSLIWRPLRKRKTGLIAQLVVSIGLAIAFRYLILIFFSDRAEPFDDYQAQTQNEWGPLAITNVNLACIVISIVVLVGVALMLQRTRIGKAMRAVADNRDLAASSGINVERVVTFVWCMGGGLAALGGVLFGLSELGGRVQWEMGFKLLLLMFAGITLGGLGTAYGALLGCVIVGLLVQWSTMIINPDLKYIGGLLVLILILVVRPQGILGSRQRIG from the coding sequence ATGTTGGCGATTCTCGGATCCATAGCAGCAGTGACGTTCGGCGGAACTGCTCTAGCGCAGGAACCGACCCCAACTCCCCCACCAGCTGCATCGACGTCGGAGTCACCGCCGGCTGATGCAGTGTCCGTCAGCGGCAGCCTCAACAACGGCGGTGAACGGCTCGCCGATGTCGACGTCACCGCCAAAGATGCCTCCGGCGAGGAAGTCGGCAGGACAACCTCGGCCGACGGTGGCCGGTGGACGCTCGAATTGTCCCCCGGCTCCTACACGTTCGGCGTAGACCCCGAGACCCTGCCCGACGGAGTCAACGTCCAGGGCGAGGTGCAGCGCGACGTGGCAGCCGGACGCGCCAACACCGTCATCTTCTCGTTCGGCGAAGCCCGTACTGCTACTGAAGTGCCTTTCTACGAGAAGTTCATCAGGACGACCGTCGACGGTCTGCGTTTCGGGCTCGTCATTGCCCTCGCCGCAGTCGGCCTGAGCCTCATCTTCGGCACGACCGGCCTGACCAACTTCGCCCATGGCGAGCTGGTCACACTCGGCGCAGTCGCAGCATGGGTGTTCAACGTCAGTATGGGCATTCAGTTGATCTGGGCAACGATCCTGGCGATCATCGTCGGCGTCGCCATCGGATGGCTGAACAACTCCCTCATCTGGCGCCCTCTGCGAAAACGTAAGACAGGCCTGATCGCTCAGCTGGTGGTCTCCATCGGCCTGGCTATCGCGTTCCGCTATCTCATCCTCATCTTCTTCTCCGACCGTGCCGAGCCGTTCGACGACTACCAGGCACAGACCCAGAACGAGTGGGGCCCACTGGCCATCACCAACGTCAACCTCGCCTGCATCGTCATCAGCATCGTCGTGCTGGTGGGCGTCGCGCTGATGTTGCAACGCACTCGCATCGGCAAGGCAATGCGGGCCGTCGCCGACAACCGAGACCTGGCCGCGTCGTCCGGCATCAACGTCGAACGCGTCGTGACCTTCGTCTGGTGCATGGGCGGTGGCCTAGCGGCACTTGGCGGCGTCCTGTTCGGCCTTTCCGAACTCGGCGGGCGCGTCCAATGGGAGATGGGCTTCAAACTGCTCCTCCTTATGTTCGCCGGAATCACATTGGGCGGCCTGGGAACCGCCTACGGAGCTCTCCTCGGCTGCGTCATCGTCGGACTCCTCGTCCAGTGGTCGACGATGATCATCAATCCCGATCTCAAATACATCGGAGGACTGCTCGTCTTGATTCTCATCCTCGTCGTCAGGCCTCAGGGCATACTCGGCTCGCGGCAAAGGATCGGGTGA
- a CDS encoding ANTAR domain-containing response regulator codes for MNAPVAQEGGKPALRVVVAEDESLIRLDLVEMLREEGYEVVGEAADGQQAVDLAVELRPDLVIMDVKMPRRDGIDAASEIAEKRIAPVVILTAFSQRELVERARDAGAMAYLVKPFSKADLMPAVELAASRYTEISTLENEIADLQERLETRKLIERAKGKLMESQSLTEPQAFKWIQRAAMDRRTTMKAVADVIIETLDTPTEG; via the coding sequence ATGAACGCTCCTGTTGCGCAGGAGGGCGGCAAGCCCGCTCTTCGTGTTGTGGTGGCCGAGGACGAATCGCTCATTCGCCTGGATTTGGTGGAGATGTTGCGTGAAGAGGGCTACGAGGTCGTCGGCGAGGCGGCGGACGGTCAGCAGGCCGTGGACCTCGCCGTGGAGTTGCGTCCCGATCTAGTGATCATGGACGTCAAGATGCCCCGACGCGACGGCATCGATGCGGCGTCGGAGATTGCCGAGAAGCGCATTGCCCCAGTCGTCATATTGACGGCGTTCAGTCAGCGTGAGCTCGTGGAAAGAGCGCGCGACGCGGGAGCAATGGCCTACCTCGTAAAGCCCTTCTCGAAGGCTGATCTGATGCCGGCCGTCGAATTGGCAGCGAGCAGGTACACCGAAATTTCCACACTCGAGAACGAGATCGCGGACCTGCAGGAGCGGCTGGAGACCCGCAAGCTCATCGAGCGAGCCAAGGGCAAGTTGATGGAGTCCCAGTCCCTCACAGAGCCGCAGGCGTTCAAGTGGATTCAGCGCGCGGCCATGGATCGACGGACGACGATGAAGGCTGTCGCGGACGTCATCATCGAGACTCTCGACACGCCCACAGAGGGCTGA
- a CDS encoding branched-chain amino acid ABC transporter permease: protein MDILGALQVSLAQLIGPSAIFYALLAIGLNLHFGYAGLLNFGQIGFALLGGYGVGIMTITYQQPLWVGILVGLGAAGLLALVLGIPTLRLRADYLAIVTIAASEILRLVFRSTATDPVTKSTNGIFGFADPFTSLSPFDSGKQYAFLGVKFYGDDLWAMVVGWTLVLLLCGLIYLLTHSPWGRVLKAVREDEDAARSLGKNVFVYKMQALVLGGVIGGMGGVFNALQTKSINPDFYSTAQTFFAFGALILGGAATVFGPVLGAMLFWFLLSIPDALLRQAISGPDPLLNLSEQQVGATRFVLLGILIAVLMVFRPQGILGNKREVQLNA, encoded by the coding sequence ATGGATATTCTCGGAGCACTCCAAGTCTCGCTCGCTCAGCTGATCGGGCCGTCGGCCATTTTCTACGCTCTTCTGGCCATCGGCCTGAACCTTCACTTCGGTTACGCCGGACTTCTCAACTTCGGTCAGATCGGCTTCGCACTGCTCGGCGGTTACGGCGTCGGCATCATGACCATCACCTACCAGCAGCCGCTCTGGGTCGGCATCCTCGTCGGACTGGGCGCGGCAGGTCTTCTCGCGTTGGTACTCGGAATTCCGACGCTTCGACTACGCGCGGACTATCTCGCCATCGTCACAATTGCAGCCTCGGAGATCCTCAGACTCGTCTTCCGATCCACCGCGACAGATCCGGTGACCAAATCCACCAACGGCATCTTCGGGTTCGCAGATCCGTTCACCTCGCTCAGCCCGTTCGACTCAGGCAAGCAATATGCCTTCCTCGGCGTCAAGTTCTACGGCGACGACCTGTGGGCGATGGTGGTCGGCTGGACGCTGGTTCTGCTGCTGTGCGGCTTGATTTATCTCCTGACACACAGTCCGTGGGGACGCGTCCTCAAAGCAGTTCGTGAAGACGAGGATGCAGCGCGGTCGCTGGGCAAAAACGTCTTCGTCTACAAGATGCAGGCCCTCGTGCTCGGTGGTGTCATCGGCGGTATGGGCGGCGTCTTCAACGCCTTGCAGACGAAGTCGATCAACCCCGACTTCTACTCGACGGCACAGACGTTCTTCGCCTTCGGCGCTCTGATCCTCGGTGGCGCGGCAACGGTGTTCGGGCCGGTCCTGGGCGCCATGCTGTTCTGGTTCCTGCTATCCATCCCCGACGCCCTCCTTCGCCAGGCCATCTCCGGCCCCGACCCGCTGCTCAACCTCAGTGAACAGCAGGTCGGTGCAACGCGATTCGTGCTCTTGGGCATACTCATCGCCGTTCTGATGGTCTTCAGACCGCAGGGTATTCTCGGCAACAAGCGAGAGGTCCAACTCAATGCCTAG
- a CDS encoding AAA family ATPase yields MFVERAYVDPENRTDDWPFTIPAVDQLITDGLEFNAPVTMLVGDNGSGKSTIVEAIAEGFQLDSRGGRASRPPRSETVLTPLGEVIELEMTPRGSRMLRGPRLQKKGFFLRAETAFEMTEKLGGVPGYWDEDTAEMSHGEGFLAVFRAMFRDPGFYVLDEPESALSFTACLHLVALMDELSESGSQIVCATHSPILASLPGADIVEVGDNGMQRTPWEELQLVTHWRRYLDDPASYLRHLID; encoded by the coding sequence ATGTTCGTCGAGCGCGCGTACGTAGATCCCGAGAATCGCACCGATGACTGGCCTTTCACCATTCCCGCGGTTGACCAGCTGATCACCGACGGCTTGGAGTTCAACGCTCCGGTGACAATGCTCGTCGGGGACAACGGATCGGGAAAATCAACGATCGTCGAGGCGATTGCCGAAGGGTTCCAACTCGATTCGAGAGGTGGCCGGGCGTCGCGTCCACCACGGTCGGAGACGGTTCTGACACCGTTGGGCGAGGTCATCGAACTCGAGATGACGCCGCGCGGGTCTCGGATGCTGCGCGGTCCGAGACTTCAGAAAAAGGGTTTCTTTCTCCGCGCCGAAACAGCGTTCGAGATGACCGAGAAGCTCGGCGGAGTCCCCGGTTACTGGGACGAGGACACCGCCGAGATGAGCCACGGCGAGGGATTTCTGGCCGTCTTTCGCGCCATGTTTCGGGACCCAGGCTTCTATGTGCTGGACGAGCCGGAATCTGCGCTGTCTTTCACCGCATGCCTTCACCTCGTGGCGTTGATGGACGAGTTGTCCGAGTCCGGTTCCCAGATCGTGTGCGCCACACATTCGCCGATCCTTGCGTCACTGCCCGGCGCCGACATCGTCGAAGTCGGCGACAACGGAATGCAGAGAACGCCGTGGGAAGAACTGCAACTCGTTACGCACTGGAGACGATATCTCGACGATCCGGCGTCGTACCTCCGGCACCTAATCGACTGA
- a CDS encoding ABC transporter ATP-binding protein, giving the protein MSEPSTTKLTPAEFAATAGEHARLAEGALVRADNLVAGYIPGVNILNECNFFLKDGEIVGIIGPNGAGKSTLLKTLFGLIPVREGSVKLRGDNITSAEAHVLVTKGVGYVPQTQNVFPSLTIEENLEMGIYLRPKKFQERFDFVSELFPLLGERKKVKAGALSGGERQMVAMGRALMMEPSVLLLDEPSAGLSPMFQDEVFIRCKKINATGVSIIMVEQNARRCLQICDRGYVLDQGRNAYTDTGPALMNDPKVIELYLGTLAGSKEKK; this is encoded by the coding sequence ATGAGCGAACCGAGTACAACCAAGCTGACGCCTGCCGAATTCGCCGCAACCGCAGGCGAACACGCACGTCTCGCCGAGGGCGCGCTCGTGCGAGCAGACAACCTCGTGGCGGGCTACATCCCGGGCGTCAACATTCTCAACGAGTGCAACTTCTTCCTCAAGGACGGAGAGATCGTCGGCATCATCGGCCCGAACGGTGCCGGCAAGTCGACCTTGCTCAAGACCTTGTTCGGCCTGATTCCCGTGCGCGAGGGATCGGTGAAGCTTCGCGGAGACAACATCACCTCGGCCGAGGCGCACGTACTCGTCACCAAGGGTGTCGGCTACGTTCCGCAGACTCAGAACGTGTTTCCCTCACTCACCATCGAAGAGAACCTCGAGATGGGAATCTATCTGCGACCGAAGAAGTTTCAGGAAAGATTCGACTTCGTCAGCGAACTCTTTCCACTGCTGGGCGAGCGCAAGAAGGTCAAGGCAGGCGCACTGTCCGGCGGCGAACGTCAGATGGTTGCCATGGGTCGGGCATTGATGATGGAGCCGTCGGTCCTTCTGCTCGACGAGCCGTCGGCCGGCCTGTCCCCCATGTTCCAAGACGAGGTGTTCATCCGCTGCAAGAAGATCAACGCAACGGGAGTCTCGATCATCATGGTCGAGCAGAACGCACGTCGGTGCCTCCAGATCTGCGATCGCGGCTACGTCCTCGACCAGGGTCGTAACGCGTACACCGACACCGGACCTGCACTGATGAACGACCCAAAGGTCATCGAGCTGTACCTGGGTACCTTGGCGGGAAGCAAAGAAAAGAAGTAG
- a CDS encoding NAD(P)H-binding protein, producing the protein MITIIGASGQVGSKIATTLLDAGRYVRVLGRTAESLNNLGERGADIRVGNVADTPWLTETLRDSDAVFAMVPSNPFAEYYGAEQDRLGESIAEALTASAVPTVVALSSLGADRPDAPGVIGALHRQELRLAKLSARVALLRPVSFFENLLVAVEQLEESGSHVDSVEADVPIPMIATADVAAAAARMLTDRQWTGHVGVDLLGERDLSYDEATAILGDRLGIDDPSYVQLAYDAMIDAFTELGFSLDYARHYVDMTRAFNSGELTDGVPRTVANTTPTRIEDFASSLRTHHERAL; encoded by the coding sequence ATGATCACGATCATCGGAGCGTCGGGGCAGGTGGGAAGCAAGATTGCCACAACGCTGCTCGACGCCGGACGCTACGTTCGCGTCCTCGGCCGGACCGCGGAATCGCTGAACAACCTCGGCGAACGCGGGGCGGACATCCGCGTCGGAAACGTCGCCGATACCCCATGGCTCACCGAGACTCTTCGCGACAGCGACGCGGTGTTTGCCATGGTTCCGAGCAATCCGTTCGCCGAATACTATGGCGCAGAACAAGATCGACTGGGTGAATCGATTGCCGAAGCCCTGACGGCAAGTGCCGTTCCGACCGTCGTCGCTTTGAGCAGCCTGGGTGCGGACCGACCCGACGCCCCGGGCGTGATCGGCGCGTTGCATCGTCAGGAACTGCGGTTGGCCAAGTTGTCGGCGCGCGTCGCGTTATTGCGACCTGTGTCGTTCTTCGAAAACCTGCTCGTCGCCGTGGAACAGCTCGAGGAGTCTGGCAGTCATGTGGATTCGGTGGAGGCCGACGTCCCGATTCCCATGATCGCGACCGCTGATGTCGCTGCCGCGGCAGCTCGGATGCTGACGGATCGACAGTGGACTGGACACGTCGGCGTCGACCTACTCGGTGAACGCGACCTCAGCTACGACGAGGCGACGGCCATACTCGGGGACCGCCTCGGAATCGACGACCCGTCATACGTCCAGCTCGCGTACGACGCCATGATCGATGCCTTCACCGAACTCGGGTTCTCCTTGGACTACGCACGGCACTACGTCGACATGACCAGAGCGTTCAACAGCGGAGAATTGACCGATGGCGTGCCGCGAACCGTCGCGAACACCACGCCGACGCGTATCGAAGACTTCGCGTCCTCACTCCGCACTCATCACGAGCGTGCGCTGTGA
- a CDS encoding ABC transporter ATP-binding protein, whose protein sequence is MPRTPHAGPDARRPLSAEQRSTLFAGVPQTPGAPKPDATLVVDGVSRTFGGLKAVDVAHLEFQRGCITGLIGPNGAGKTTLFNLLTGFDRPDTGTWSMDGQSLGKMHPHQVARKGVVRTFQLTKALSKLTVLDNVRLGATGQRGERIVNTLMPWTWKKQEKEITERAYELLARFKLDAKADDLAGSMSGGQRKLLEMARALMTDPAVVMLDEPMAGVNPALTQSLLGHIKSLRDDGMTVVFVEHDMDVIRDISDWVVVMAQGSVIAESTPEDLSNNGAVVDAYLGSHHDQALEFDENGNPVGATAELAQALEQAEAEELQAGGNLSEPEFVAPADVAPTAGKHAKEEDGK, encoded by the coding sequence ATGCCTAGAACGCCACACGCAGGGCCCGATGCGAGGCGGCCCCTCAGCGCGGAGCAGCGATCAACGCTCTTTGCCGGCGTCCCTCAGACACCGGGTGCCCCCAAGCCGGACGCAACACTCGTCGTCGACGGCGTCTCCCGAACGTTCGGCGGCCTCAAAGCAGTCGACGTCGCACACCTCGAATTTCAGCGGGGATGCATTACCGGGCTGATCGGCCCGAACGGTGCGGGCAAAACGACACTGTTCAATCTGCTGACCGGCTTCGATCGGCCCGACACCGGCACATGGTCGATGGACGGTCAATCCCTGGGCAAGATGCATCCGCATCAGGTGGCGCGCAAGGGCGTGGTGCGGACGTTTCAGCTGACCAAGGCCCTGTCAAAACTGACGGTGCTCGACAACGTGCGTCTCGGCGCCACGGGGCAGCGCGGCGAGCGAATCGTCAACACGTTGATGCCGTGGACCTGGAAGAAGCAGGAAAAGGAGATCACCGAGAGGGCGTACGAGCTACTCGCACGGTTCAAACTCGATGCGAAGGCCGATGACCTCGCCGGTTCGATGTCCGGAGGGCAGCGCAAGCTGCTCGAAATGGCACGTGCGCTGATGACCGACCCTGCGGTCGTCATGCTCGACGAGCCGATGGCAGGCGTCAATCCTGCTCTGACGCAGAGCCTTCTGGGACACATCAAGTCACTGCGCGACGACGGAATGACGGTGGTGTTCGTCGAACACGACATGGACGTCATCCGCGACATCAGCGACTGGGTCGTCGTCATGGCGCAGGGAAGCGTGATAGCCGAGTCGACGCCGGAGGACCTGTCCAACAACGGCGCCGTCGTCGATGCCTACCTCGGTAGCCACCACGACCAGGCACTCGAATTCGACGAGAACGGCAACCCCGTCGGCGCCACTGCCGAATTGGCTCAGGCATTGGAACAAGCCGAGGCCGAAGAACTCCAGGCAGGCGGCAACCTGTCCGAACCGGAGTTCGTCGCACCCGCGGATGTCGCGCCGACGGCCGGCAAGCACGCCAAGGAAGAAGACGGCAAATGA